A section of the Venturia canescens isolate UGA chromosome 11, ASM1945775v1, whole genome shotgun sequence genome encodes:
- the LOC122417754 gene encoding uncharacterized protein produces MELNLPASPHFGGIWEAAVKSFKHHLRRVVGNELLCLEDLNTLVIEIESILNSRPISPLSSDPNDPITLTPGHFLIGESVTSVPELDFTDTPANQLSTWGYIKKLKQHYWIQWHKDYINELNNRRKWFTGDIDKGSIVLIKDGNQTPFQWPMGRVVETHLGPDGVIRTVRIKTETGYLVRNVKKLRPLLDDVPGLAVLREKMCKGANEQL; encoded by the coding sequence ATGGAACTCAATCTCCCCGCGTCACCTCATTTCGGTGGAATCTGGGAGGCAGCAGTTAAATCCTTTAAACATCATCTGAGACGCGTGGTCGGCAACGAATTGCTATGCCTGGAAGATTTGAATACCTTAgttattgaaattgaaagtattCTCAACTCACGTCCAATATCTCCTTTGTCATCAGATCCTAATGATCCTATCACGTTAACTCCCGGTCATTTCCTTATTGGCGAATCTGTAACGAGCGTACCCGAGCTTGATTTCACAGACACACCAGCAAACCAATTGTCCACCTGGGgttacattaaaaaattgaagcaaCATTATTGGATCCAGTGGCATAAAGATTACATCAACGAACTTAACAATCGACGTAAATGGTTTACTGGCGACATTGATAAGGGATCTATCGTCTTAATTAAGGACGGCAATCAAACTCCATTCCAGTGGCCCATGGGACGAGTCGTGGAAACGCATCTAGGACCAGACGGTGTCATCCGAACGGTCCGGATCAAAACAGAAACCGGCTATCTTGTAAGGAACGTCAAGAAGCTGAGGCCATTGTTAGATGACGTCCCAGGATTAGCAGTGCTACGCGAAAAAATGTGCAAGGGTGCTAATGAACAATTATGA
- the l(2)37Cc gene encoding protein l(2)37Cc, producing MASNFFNRIGQLGLGVALTGSVVNSALYNVDGGHRAVIFDRFAGVKNAVVGEGTHFFIPWIQKPIIFDIRSRPRNVPVVTGSKDLQNVNITLRILFRPTPDSLPRIYTILGVDYDERVLPSITTEVLKAVVAQFDAGELITQREMVSQKVSEDLTERAAQFGVILDDISITHLTFGKEFSQAIELKQVAQQDAEKARFLVERAEQQKKASIISAEGDAQAASLLAKSLGDAGDGLVELRRIEAAEDIAYQLSRSRNVAYLPSSQNVLLNLQQ from the exons atggcatcaaactttttcaataggATCGGTCAGTTGGGTCTTGGCGTTGCTCTCACAGGCAGCGTCGTCAATTCTGCTCTTTACAATg TTGATGGTGGTCATCGGGCTGTAATCTTCGACAGATTTGCAGGAGTAAAGAATGCAGTTGTAGGCGAAGGGACCCATTTTTTCATACCATGGATACAAAAACCCATAATATTTGACATTCGCTCAAGACCAAGAAACGTTCCTGTTGTAACAGGCAGCAAAGACTTACAAAATGTGAACATCACACTCCGTATATTATTCAGACCAACACCAGACTCTTTGCCCAGAATTTATACGATTCTTGGTGTTGACTACGATGAAAGAGTTCTTCCATCCATCACTACTGAAGTTCTCAAAGCTGTTGTCGCACAATTTGATGCTGGTGAATTGATCACCCAGAGAGAAATGGTATCCCAAAAAGTTAGCGAAGATCTTACCGAAAGAGCAGCCCAATTTGGTGTTATCCTTGATGACATTTCAATC ACACACTTGACATTCGGCAAAGAATTCAGTCAGGCGATTGAATTGAAGCAAGTGGCACAGCAAGACGCAGAAAAAGCTCGTTTCCTGGTAGAAAGAGCGGAACAGCAAAAGAAAGCATCGATTATCAGCGCCGAAGGTGACGCCCAAGCGGCCAGTTTATTGGCAAAATCGCTTGGAGACGCGGGTGACGGTCTCGTTGAATTGAGAAGAATCGAAGCTGCCGAGGACATCGCCTATCAATTATCACGTTCAAGAAATGTCGCTTATTTGCCTTCAAGCCAAAATGTCCTTCTCAATCTTCAAcaatag
- the LOC122417755 gene encoding uncharacterized protein, whose protein sequence is MSQEQQAAWVEQQKILEQRRNELEAFKEKLLEQQGLLQTQQKNLAEQSNHFEQQQSLAEFRIGEDSDVYEERLNQYFIDNNVSGSHRIAVLITLVGQEAYKILRDLCDPLLSSTKTYTELCEILKGQFAPRIAPYNERREFFNLTQGETESNATTTLQEILEAAKTKEASIAVSSRTSMADLYKINTTASKNHSRKDASHHGKTTQKSSTHRSADEVSSNQVKEARSEASTQNYVGIELNESIEFSDMLNLSNEAGAVEKPDSVELNVEGKTVCFKIDSGAGKSVIPEKLYKKYWSHCALENTPVGLKMYDNSVLVPVGQIKVNIKFRELDERGTLIVVKGGEKPLLSKDLMKVLGFYIASLPMALKKKLNEQLDILVENGVISLQNANAWGTPLVPILKSDGTLRVCADYKTPVNHFVKDVKYPFPRIEDIFAALCGGERFSKLDLSAVYNQLERTMEKVLQGADGVVCFLDDIIVTGTDRKEHLQNLQEVCKRLSEVGFKLNAKKYAFFQSEVRYLGHIISQEGLKKDPEKIAAIVKVPRHWHESFLTHFDAKLPVKLSCDASNTGIGAVLLHIFPDGSEKPIAFASRILRNSEKNYSVIHREALAIYWAVNKFFQYLVGNEFILCSDHKPLQALFGGNKGLPQLAAGRLQRWALFLSGLKYKSHYVPEKDNGGADAWSFTEKQLLPNEYGIFP, encoded by the exons ATGAGCCAAGAACAACAAGCAGCGTGGGTAGAACAACAAAAGATTCTGGAACAACGACGTAACGAATTAGAAGCATTCAAGGAGAAACTTCTAGAACAGCAAGGTTTATTACAGACTCAGCAAAAAAATCTTGCCGAACAATCGAATCATTTCGAACAACAGCA ATCTCTCGCCGAATTTCGTATCGGGGAAGATTCGGACGTCTATGAAGAGCGTTTAAACCAGTACTTCATAGATAATAACGTATCGGGCAGTCATCGTATTGCTGTTTTGATAACTCTGGTGGGCCAAGAGGCTTACAAAATTTTGAGAGACCTATGTGATCCATTGTTGTCGTCGACTAAGACGTATACCGAGCTgtgtgaaattttgaaaggaCAGTTTGCGCCCAGAATAGCTCCGTACAACGAAAGGAGggagtttttcaatttaacgcaGGGCGAAACAGAGTCG AATGCTACCACTACGCTACAAGAAATTCTGGAGGCAGCGAAAACCAAGGAGGCTTCAATCGCTGTGTCGTCGAGAACGAGTATGGCTGATCTATACAAAATTAACACGACAGCgtcgaaaaatcactcgagGAAAGACGCTTCGCATCACGGCAAAACAACGCAAAAATCGTCGACGCATCGCTCCGCGGACGAGGTGTCATCGAATCAAGTCAAGGAGGCTCGGTCGGAAGCA TCAACACAGAATTATGTTGGTATTGAATTAAACGAGTCAATAGAATTCTCGGATATGTTAAATCTCTCTAACGAAGCAGGGGCTGTAGAAAAACCAGATTCGGTAGAACTAAACGTAGAGGGAAAAACAGTTTGTTTTAAAATCGATTCTGGAGCGGGCAAGTCAGTAATTCCAGAGAAATTGTATAAGAAATACTGGTCACACTGTGCTCTTGAAAACACGCCTGTTGGATTGAAGATGTATGATAATAGCGTATTGGTCCCTGTTGGTCAAATTAAAGTCAATATTAAATTCAGAGAATTGGATGAAAGAGGTACACTAATAGTAGTCAAGGGAGGCGAAAAACCCTTGTTAAGTAAAGACCTCATGAAAGTTTTGGGATTTTATATCGCATCGT TACCCATGGCTcttaagaaaaaattaaacgaaCAACTCGACATTTTAGTCGAAAATGGAGTAATTTCGTTACAAAACGCGAATGCGTGGGGTACTCCACTGGTCCCAATTTTAAAATCGGACGGTACCTTGAGAGTTTGTGCGGATTATAAGACCCCCGTAAATCATTTCGTCAAAGATGTGAAATATCCATTTCCCAGAATTGAGGACATTTTCGCGGCGTTGTGTGGGGGAGAAAGGTTCTCGAAATTAGATTTATCCGCGGTGTACAACCAGTTGGAA CGAACAATGGAAAAAGTTCTGCAAGGAGCAGACGGGGTGGTATGTTTTTTAGACGACATTATTGTAACCGGAACAGACCGTAAAGAACATTTACAGAATTTACAAGAAGTTTGTAAAAGACTGTCAGAAGTAGGATTCAAATTGAACGCAAAAAAGTacgcattttttcaatcagaagTCCGTTATCTTGGGCACATAATTAGCCAGGAAGGGTTAAAGAAAGATCCCGAAAAAATCGCAGCAATTGTTAAGGTTCCCAGACATTGGCATG AAAGCTTTTTGACACATTTCGATGCCAAATTGCCAGTAAAATTGTCGTGTGACGCGTCGAATACAGGAATCGGAGCCGTGCTTTTGCACATATTTCCAGACGGTTCAGAAAAACCGATCGCTTTCGCTTCGAGAATACTCCGCAATTCAGAAAAGAATTATTCTGTGATACATCGAGAAGCATTAGCTATATATTGGGCAGttaacaaatttttccaatatttagTCGGAAATGAGTTTATTTTGTGCTCTGATCATAAACCGTTACAAGCATTGTTCGGGGGAAACAAAGGTTTACCTCAACTAGCGGCAGGTAGATTGCAACGCTGGGCTCTGTTTCTTAGTGGGCTGAAATATAAATCTCATTATGTACCAGAGAAAGATAACGGAGGCGCGGATG cttGGTCGTTTACGGAAAAACAATTATTGCCAAACGAGTACGGCATATTTCCGTAA